A genomic region of Papaver somniferum cultivar HN1 chromosome 7, ASM357369v1, whole genome shotgun sequence contains the following coding sequences:
- the LOC113294214 gene encoding probable mediator of RNA polymerase II transcription subunit 37e, translating into MVSLSFWNFEETMLGQGFSLQKSHFSFMDQWYDEVGHLLQDLVLVDVTPLSLGVRKSGGVMDLLLPRNTTIPTSMEKVYTTKFDNQSSVLIQVYEGERTKSVNNNLLGEFVLDDIPPAPRGVPHLTVSFDMDADGILNVSAKDKESGNTNMIEIASNKGRLSADEIQRLIQEAETFKLEDEKHVKKVKAMNSFEDYAHNNQHEGDESDDRKMWMEADAE; encoded by the exons ATGGTCAGTTTATCATTTTGGAACTTTGAAGAGACTATGTTAGGTCAAGGGTTCAGCCTTCAAAAAAgtcatttttcttttatggacCAGTGGTATGACGAAGTTGGCCACTTG TTGCAGGACTTGGTGTTAGTGGATGTGACACCTCTCTCTCTTGGTGTTCGGAAAAGTGGAGGTGTTATGGATTTGTTGCTCCCAAGAAACACAACCATTCCCACCAGTATGGAAAAGGTTTACACTACCAAGTTTGATAATCAATCAAGTGTGTTGATTCAGGTGTATGAGGGTGAGAGAACTAAAAGCGTCAACAATAACTTGTTGGGTGAGTTTGTGTTAGATGATATTCCACCAGCACCTCGTGGTGTTCCTCATTTGACAGTAAGCTTTGATATGGACGCAGACGGTATATTGAATGTGTCAGCCAAGGACAAGGAATCAGGGAACACAAATATGATCGAAATTGCAAGTAACAAGGGGAGGTTGTCAGCGGATGAGATTCAGAGATTGATCCAAGAGGCAGAGACTTTCAAATTAGAAGATGAAAAACACGTCAAGAAGGTGAAGGCTATGAATTCCTTTGAAGATTACGCACACAACAATCAACATGaaggagatgaatcagatgataGGAAAATGTGGATGGAAGCTGACGCCGAATGA
- the LOC113294215 gene encoding 60S acidic ribosomal protein P2-like: MKVVAAYLLAVLGGNKEPTAEDIKDILGSVGAADDADEKIQLLLSQVQGKDLTELIARGREKFASVCGGGASMAVGASVGGTSDNGGAAEQKKEEKVEEKVEEELDEEMGFSLFDDDEGY, from the coding sequence ATGAAGGTTGTTGCTGCATACTTGCTAGCAGTGTTGGGAGGTAACAAAGAACCAACTGCTGAAGATATTAAGGACATCTTAGGTTCTGTTGGTGCTGCTGATGATGCCGATGAAAAGATTCAACTTCTTCTTTCTCAAGTTCAAGGTAAAGATTTGACTGAGCTTATTGCACGTGGAAGGGAGAAATTCGCTTcagtttgtggtggtggtgcttCTATGGCAGTTGGTGCCTCAGTTGGCGGTACGTCTGACAATGGAGGTGCAGCCGagcagaagaaagaagagaaggtgGAAGAGAAAGTGGAGGAAGAGCTTGATGAAGAGATGGGTTTCAGTCTCTTTGATGATGACGAAGGATATTAA
- the LOC113294217 gene encoding probable mediator of RNA polymerase II transcription subunit 37e, giving the protein MVSLSFWNFEETMLGQGFSLQKSHFFYGPVLQDLVLVDVTPLSLGVRKSGGVMDLLLPRNTTIPTSMEKVYTTKFDNQSSVLIQVYEGERTKSVNNNLLGEFVLDDIPPAPRGVPHLTVSFDMDADGILNVSAKDKESGNTNMIEIASNKGRLSADEIQRLIQEAETFKLEDEKHVKKVKAMNSFEDYAHNNQHEGDESDDRKMWMEADAE; this is encoded by the exons ATGGTCAGTTTATCATTTTGGAACTTTGAAGAGACTATGTTAGGTCAAGGGTTCAGCCTTCAAAAAAGTCATTTTTTTTATGGACCAGTG TTGCAGGACTTGGTGTTAGTGGATGTGACACCTCTCTCTCTTGGTGTTCGGAAAAGTGGAGGTGTTATGGATTTGTTGCTCCCAAGAAACACAACCATTCCCACCAGTATGGAAAAGGTTTACACTACCAAGTTTGATAATCAATCAAGTGTGTTGATTCAGGTGTATGAGGGTGAGAGAACTAAAAGCGTCAACAATAACTTGTTGGGTGAGTTTGTGTTAGATGATATTCCACCAGCACCTCGTGGTGTTCCTCATTTGACAGTAAGCTTTGATATGGACGCAGACGGTATATTGAATGTGTCAGCCAAGGACAAGGAATCAGGGAACACAAATATGATCGAAATTGCAAGTAACAAGGGGAGGTTGTCAGCGGATGAGATTCAGAGATTGATCCAAGAGGCAGAGACTTTCAAATTAGAAGATGAAAAACACGTCAAGAAGGTGAAGGCTATGAATTCCTTTGAAGATTACGCACACAACAATCAACATGaaggagatgaatcagatgataGGAAAATGTGGATGGAAGCTGACGCCGAATGA